From Hydra vulgaris chromosome 07, alternate assembly HydraT2T_AEP, a single genomic window includes:
- the LOC136082569 gene encoding uncharacterized protein LOC136082569 — MTTSEVFNYDEPMKDVGIERCQYYAYNPIIVEGTLLKNDGTAYTNTDVISLITDGIMYLFDRISYKLSSTDVETIDNPGVATTMLGLLKYSNKGLNQLWYKDTASTALLTDNIGFAIRGSDNNAILRANNVVAGKVVLDKVALYIPQLDPSFEQESKLLSMISSKVTIQSAYRERRLNSMAVPQTTSFNLQLSPKASSERPRYVIVGFQTNKLLDQTTNPSLFDHCDLQNMQVVVSNKNYPELNYNLSFPNMKDLFPIMVFDVSNQRERLDSSIVNISTNATFNTAVPANTMAYALVISDKLLNFQSDGNRLTQIH, encoded by the exons atgacaacttCTGAAGTATTTAATTATGACGAGCCAATGAAAGATGTAGGAATTGAAAGATGTCAATATTATGCCTATAATCCAATTATTG TTGAAGGGACACTTCTTAAAAATGATGGGACAGCTTATACTAATACAGATGTAATATCTTTAATAACTGATGGTATCATGTATCTATTCGATAGGATATCATATAAATTATCATCTACAGATGTAGAGACAATTGATAATCCAGGTGTAGCTACAACAATGCttggtttgttaaaatattctaACAAGGGATTAAATCAATTATGGTATAAAGATACAGCATCAACAGCATTGCTAACAGATAACATTGGATTTGCAATTAG AGGAAGTGACAATAATGCCATACTTAGAGCTAATAATGTAGTTGCGGGTAAAGTTGTTCTTGATAAAGTAGCATTATACATTCCACAGTTAGATCCATCATTTGAACAAGAATCTAAACTTCTCAGTATGATATCATCAAAAGTAACTATCCAATCAGCTTACAGAGAGCGTCGTCTTAATAGTATGGCAGTACCACAAACTACATCATTTAATTTGCAACTTAGTCCAAAGGCATCTTCTGAAAGACCTAGATATGTCATTGTTGGATTTCaaacaaataagttattagatCAAACAACAAATCCTTCATTATTCGATCATTGCGACTTGCAAAATATGCAAGTTGttgttagtaataaaaattatcctGAACTTAACTATAATCTATCATTTCCAAATATGAA AGATTTATTTCCAATTATGGTTTTTGATGTTAGTAATCAAAGAGAAAGATTAGATTCATCAATAGTAAATATATCAACTAATGCAACATTTAATACTGCAGTACCAGCAAATACTATGGCATATGCTCTTGTAATATCagataaattattaaactttcaaTCAGATGGAAACAGGCTTACTcaaattcattaa